In the Desulfovibrio sp. genome, one interval contains:
- a CDS encoding MFS transporter, which translates to MSQSSETLPAGNGKKILLSMGTTYAMGTFNDNFFKQAALLLAASAGLESIQGIASAMFALPFVACSAWAGWLADRMPKNRLVVWSKFMELAAMFIGVWSLVSMNWTVIVGVVFLMGLQATIFSPALNGAIPENFAAPEVPRVNALLKLATTATILLGIAAGGLVLDLPGLSAFDTLSPQGEHGFGRLAVGAVAVFVAVVGLVSAFGIGRGAAPAGASAPFPLLGPVHSVLHALECRKRDPHLFLTLAGEAFFYCLSSFALLCINNLGIVQLGFSLTVTSLLSVALMIGICVGSVLAGRYDANSWRRIMIPACAGLGLGLMLSGLAPLMPEALQFPYLFMLLTFSGICGGLYLIPLVSFIQVRPAATEKGKVLGISNFSCFSGILLSGVVFAWLAKVAPAWLLAGCGGIGLVFTAWAAMNIARLFPRGKGFSFTGFCLRLLLGLRYRVTVRGLEAISGTEPILFMPNHPALIDPIIVYSQLANHRPRPLADERQMQGPLGRIAARTLRAVLIPDAMKDGAKARQGVEAGLQNVLDALQTGDSVLLYPAGKIYRSARESLGGTSGAAMILQKMSELHVVLVRTTGLWGSSFGYGATGKAPHFGRALLRGALAVCANLLLLTPRRQVTVEFVEAAAMPRCGDKRVLNTWLESFYNVAERPAQEIPRFFWQGSEPRVLPALAQTRAQESADIPAELRVAVYASLREACALPADHPLTDDMTLGGDLGLDSLALMDLALRLEGEHGHSIQNLEQLVAVGDCLLAAAGQIGQAEVDAPAPAGWFAPACTGRLFIPPQAATIADAFLTQVRTAPARPLLADRASMRSRRDILTGALILAARLRELPGERLGIMLPATPAVVTVWLAALLAGKTPVLLNWTVGEANLGHCIRITGVRHVISATALQERLERQGLPLASLPVQWVLLDKLAATLTMREKLCGALKARLLRSLKDYVVPEIAAVLFTSGSESLPKAVPLSHANLLANARDLVDVLHVEPVDSVLAMLPPFHSFGLMVNIVLPLSLGIRAAFHPNPTEPGPLAAMVRDYRLTLMAAPPTFLGAVLDRAQGTEYLATLRCAFVGAEKCQDHIYRAFAAQCPQAALCEGYGVTECSPVVSVNRPGSMVSGTIGHAMPSVHLALVREEDGEIRGRVEAGQGGMLLVRGPSIFGGYLSDAPSPFVEFEGHTWYRTGDLVSMDDDGRLTFQGRLKRFVKVGGEMISLPQIENVLLEAFDGRADAPLEGPALAVEAMPEEAGSAIVLFTPLSLTLAEVNSALRGAGLSSLYAVRRIEHAEAIPLLGSGKTDYRALKNSLAGG; encoded by the coding sequence ATGAGCCAGTCGTCCGAAACTCTTCCGGCAGGCAATGGAAAAAAGATTTTGCTGAGCATGGGAACCACCTATGCCATGGGCACATTCAACGACAATTTTTTCAAGCAGGCCGCATTGCTGCTCGCTGCCAGCGCAGGGCTTGAATCCATTCAGGGTATTGCCTCTGCCATGTTTGCCTTGCCCTTTGTGGCCTGCTCTGCCTGGGCCGGGTGGCTTGCCGACCGCATGCCCAAAAACAGGCTGGTGGTCTGGTCAAAATTCATGGAGCTGGCGGCCATGTTTATTGGCGTGTGGTCGCTTGTCAGCATGAACTGGACGGTCATTGTGGGCGTGGTGTTTCTGATGGGCCTGCAAGCCACGATTTTCAGCCCTGCCCTCAATGGGGCTATACCCGAAAATTTTGCTGCGCCAGAAGTGCCAAGGGTCAATGCCCTGCTCAAGCTGGCAACTACGGCAACCATTTTGCTGGGCATTGCAGCAGGCGGTCTGGTGCTTGATCTACCCGGTCTTTCTGCCTTTGACACGTTAAGCCCGCAGGGTGAGCACGGCTTTGGCAGGCTGGCGGTGGGCGCGGTGGCCGTGTTTGTTGCTGTTGTTGGCCTTGTTTCCGCCTTTGGCATTGGCAGAGGGGCGGCACCTGCCGGGGCCAGCGCTCCCTTTCCACTGCTTGGGCCGGTGCATTCGGTGCTGCATGCGCTGGAATGTCGCAAACGTGACCCGCATCTTTTTTTAACGCTGGCAGGCGAGGCCTTTTTCTACTGTCTGTCTTCGTTTGCCCTGCTGTGCATCAACAATCTTGGTATTGTGCAGCTGGGATTTTCACTCACCGTTACCAGCCTGCTTTCTGTGGCCCTGATGATCGGCATATGCGTGGGGTCGGTACTGGCCGGGCGCTATGACGCCAACAGCTGGCGGCGTATTATGATTCCGGCTTGTGCTGGTCTTGGGCTTGGCCTCATGCTCTCCGGCCTTGCCCCTCTGATGCCGGAAGCGCTGCAGTTCCCCTATCTTTTTATGCTGCTGACATTCTCTGGCATTTGCGGCGGGCTGTACCTCATACCACTGGTGAGCTTTATTCAGGTGCGCCCCGCAGCCACTGAAAAAGGCAAGGTTCTGGGTATTTCCAATTTTTCGTGCTTCAGCGGCATACTGCTCTCTGGCGTTGTTTTTGCCTGGCTGGCCAAGGTTGCCCCTGCGTGGCTGTTGGCGGGTTGTGGCGGTATTGGCCTTGTTTTTACTGCCTGGGCGGCCATGAACATTGCGCGGCTGTTTCCTCGCGGCAAGGGTTTCAGCTTTACGGGCTTTTGTCTGCGCCTGCTGCTGGGCCTGCGCTACCGCGTGACAGTCCGCGGGCTCGAGGCCATTTCTGGTACGGAGCCCATACTGTTCATGCCCAATCATCCGGCTTTGATTGACCCCATAATTGTCTATTCGCAGCTGGCAAACCACAGACCGCGCCCGCTGGCCGACGAACGCCAGATGCAGGGCCCCCTTGGGCGAATTGCCGCCAGGACGCTACGTGCCGTGCTTATTCCCGATGCCATGAAGGACGGGGCCAAGGCTAGGCAGGGCGTTGAGGCGGGCCTGCAAAACGTTCTGGACGCCTTGCAGACTGGCGACAGTGTGCTGCTGTACCCTGCGGGCAAAATCTATCGATCTGCAAGGGAGAGCCTTGGCGGAACCTCTGGCGCGGCCATGATTCTGCAAAAAATGTCAGAACTGCATGTGGTGCTGGTGCGTACCACCGGCTTGTGGGGCAGTTCTTTTGGCTATGGTGCCACGGGCAAAGCGCCGCATTTTGGGCGGGCACTGCTGCGGGGCGCTCTGGCTGTGTGCGCAAACCTGCTTTTGCTGACTCCTCGTCGCCAGGTGACGGTGGAATTTGTGGAAGCGGCGGCAATGCCCCGCTGCGGCGACAAGCGCGTGCTCAACACCTGGCTTGAGAGTTTTTATAACGTGGCAGAGCGCCCTGCACAGGAGATTCCACGATTTTTCTGGCAGGGTAGCGAGCCGCGGGTGCTGCCCGCACTGGCGCAGACCCGTGCACAGGAAAGTGCCGACATTCCGGCAGAGCTGCGCGTTGCCGTGTACGCCAGTCTGCGTGAGGCCTGCGCCCTGCCCGCGGATCATCCTCTGACAGACGATATGACCCTGGGCGGCGATCTGGGGCTGGACAGCCTTGCCTTGATGGATCTGGCTCTCAGGCTTGAAGGCGAGCACGGCCACAGCATACAGAATCTGGAACAACTGGTGGCAGTGGGCGACTGTCTGCTTGCGGCAGCAGGGCAGATTGGGCAGGCAGAGGTGGATGCCCCTGCACCGGCAGGCTGGTTTGCGCCAGCCTGCACCGGCAGGCTTTTCATACCCCCGCAGGCCGCCACCATCGCTGATGCTTTTCTGACACAGGTACGCACAGCTCCGGCACGGCCCCTGCTGGCCGACCGAGCCAGCATGCGCAGCCGCAGGGATATTCTTACGGGAGCGTTGATTCTTGCCGCCCGCCTGCGCGAGTTGCCCGGCGAGCGCCTAGGCATAATGCTGCCCGCAACGCCCGCAGTGGTCACTGTGTGGCTGGCCGCTCTGCTGGCTGGTAAAACGCCGGTGCTTCTCAACTGGACAGTGGGCGAGGCCAACCTTGGGCACTGCATCCGCATAACCGGGGTGAGGCATGTCATCAGCGCTACGGCGCTGCAGGAAAGGCTTGAGCGTCAAGGCCTGCCGCTGGCTTCCCTGCCTGTGCAGTGGGTGCTGCTGGACAAACTGGCCGCCACCCTGACCATGAGAGAGAAACTTTGCGGTGCGCTCAAGGCCCGTTTGCTGCGAAGCTTGAAAGATTATGTCGTGCCTGAAATTGCGGCGGTGCTCTTTACCTCTGGTTCGGAATCCTTGCCCAAGGCCGTGCCCCTCAGCCATGCCAACCTGCTTGCCAATGCCCGTGATCTTGTGGATGTGCTGCACGTTGAGCCAGTCGACAGCGTGCTTGCCATGTTGCCTCCCTTCCATTCCTTTGGGCTGATGGTCAATATTGTGCTGCCTCTTTCACTGGGCATACGGGCCGCTTTTCATCCCAACCCCACAGAACCTGGCCCGCTGGCGGCCATGGTGCGCGACTACAGGCTTACTCTCATGGCAGCACCCCCCACATTCCTTGGGGCAGTGCTTGACCGGGCGCAGGGCACGGAATATCTGGCAACGCTACGCTGCGCTTTTGTAGGGGCAGAAAAATGTCAGGATCACATCTACCGCGCCTTTGCCGCACAGTGCCCTCAGGCCGCGCTGTGCGAAGGCTACGGCGTTACGGAATGTTCCCCGGTGGTTTCGGTCAACAGGCCGGGCAGTATGGTAAGCGGAACCATCGGCCACGCCATGCCCTCGGTACACTTGGCACTGGTGCGGGAAGAAGATGGCGAGATACGTGGTCGGGTAGAAGCAGGGCAGGGCGGCATGCTTCTGGTGCGCGGCCCCAGTATTTTTGGCGGATATCTGAGTGACGCCCCTTCGCCCTTTGTGGAGTTTGAAGGCCACACATGGTACCGCACCGGCGACCTTGTGAGCATGGACGATGACGGACGGCTTACCTTTCAGGGGCGGCTCAAGCGGTTTGTGAAGGTGGGTGGAGAAATGATTTCGCTGCCGCAGATAGAAAATGTGCTGCTTGAGGCTTTTGACGGCAGGGCCGACGCCCCGCTGGAAGGTCCCGCGCTTGCCGTGGAGGCCATGCCGGAAGAAGCAGGTTCGGCAATAGTGCTCTTTACCCCATTGTCCCTTACTCTTGCAGAGGTAAATTCGGCCCTTCGCGGGGCGGGCCTTTCATCGCTTTATGCGGTACGGCGCATAGAACATGCGGAGGCCATACCCCTGCTTGGCAGCGGTAAAACAGACTACAGGGCGTTGAAAAACAGCCTTGCAGGCGGGTAG
- a CDS encoding EAL domain-containing protein, with the protein MNIRTKVCLPLVIITLVVALMCLLVVARQGSQLTEKSMQTLVDSKISQIELMVKTNGLHAMEMAALVSRLPEVEQAYRMAFTGDINDENSPQSQQGRERLRTSFAPMIEGYAAVMGARPQLHFHFATARSFVRLWREKQTMRDGEWVDISDDLSFFRQSVKDINADKKPVWGVEVGSGGLAIRGLAPVVARNGEHLGSVETLVPFNPMMDSLSSGKGENTLLYMNPNKRSIATQLHDTGVYPTVNDHYVFVRGTTTGKIEQLINKDFLDSVTGRSNWYTKDGLLIAGIPVNDCKGEQIGTFVFSVDLSEQQGIIFKAGETLLASFLFLLIVPIIVTYFVLGLAVLAPVQEMMRALQGIAEGGEILTKRLKDTAKDEIGHLAKMFNRLMDNIESVMTRIEGYKDLINAVPDPIFGIDKNHRITIANKATELLLKKSSDQLVGQHCHDCFCTSACGTADCPINQLSSTTPGASTSIIDISNGEKPHFIQPVSEILHDCHGQNQGYVVVAKDVTSLVLKEQEINKLAFYDQLTGLANRALMVDHIRQAVVACQRCHCMHALFFVDIDDFKSINDTLGHDQGDRMLQQIASRLRSVVRGGDTVARFGGDEFILLVLNLCEDISTAATQAEAIGKKILSTLRMPIQLDDIQYRCSGSIGLTLFGDKPVSVDELLKQADIAMYLAKERGKNMAVFFDPELQTAMMERNAMGNDLKDAILDLSQFTLYHQPQVTSDGRIVGTEALLRWQHPRHGIVMPTDFIQMTEGNGLIVVIGDWVLQLACAQLAQWASDPQLSHLSIAVNVSARQFCESHFVQSVTDIVQQFGVDPDKLKLELTESQLSSNVDEIISKMKELKKLGIRFSLDDFGTGYSSLAFLKRLPLDQVKIDKSFVMDLLDDPNDAAIASTIMTLASSLGLEAIAEGVESKEQMEFLQNLGCHMFQGYLFSPPQPVTEFENYARAAGQNMLQDLFARPQPSQ; encoded by the coding sequence ATGAATATACGTACAAAAGTTTGCCTGCCCCTGGTCATCATCACTCTGGTTGTGGCACTGATGTGCCTGCTTGTGGTGGCAAGGCAGGGAAGCCAGCTCACTGAAAAGAGCATGCAAACGCTGGTGGATTCAAAAATTTCCCAGATCGAGCTGATGGTGAAGACCAACGGACTTCACGCCATGGAAATGGCGGCACTTGTCAGCCGCCTGCCAGAGGTGGAACAGGCCTATCGCATGGCTTTTACTGGGGATATTAATGACGAAAACAGTCCCCAGTCACAGCAGGGTCGCGAAAGGTTACGCACAAGCTTTGCCCCGATGATAGAGGGCTATGCAGCCGTAATGGGGGCAAGACCCCAGCTTCACTTCCACTTTGCAACTGCTCGCAGTTTTGTTCGGTTGTGGCGCGAAAAGCAGACCATGCGCGACGGTGAATGGGTTGATATTTCAGACGACCTTTCCTTTTTTCGGCAGAGCGTCAAGGACATCAACGCCGACAAAAAACCCGTGTGGGGGGTAGAAGTTGGCAGTGGGGGGCTGGCCATACGCGGGCTTGCACCGGTGGTGGCCCGCAACGGCGAACACCTTGGCTCTGTGGAAACACTTGTGCCCTTTAACCCGATGATGGACAGCCTGAGCTCCGGCAAGGGAGAAAATACCCTGCTGTACATGAACCCCAACAAACGTTCCATCGCAACCCAGTTGCACGACACGGGCGTTTACCCCACGGTCAACGACCATTATGTGTTTGTGCGCGGAACCACCACGGGCAAGATTGAGCAGCTCATCAACAAGGATTTTCTGGATTCCGTAACCGGCAGATCCAACTGGTACACAAAAGACGGTCTGCTTATCGCAGGCATTCCGGTTAATGACTGCAAGGGCGAACAGATCGGAACCTTTGTTTTTTCCGTAGATTTGAGTGAGCAGCAGGGCATCATCTTCAAGGCGGGCGAGACGCTGCTGGCCTCGTTTCTTTTTCTGCTGATTGTTCCCATCATTGTTACGTATTTTGTGCTGGGGCTTGCCGTGCTTGCACCCGTGCAGGAAATGATGCGCGCGCTGCAAGGCATTGCAGAAGGCGGAGAAATACTCACAAAACGTTTGAAAGATACTGCAAAAGACGAAATAGGGCATCTGGCAAAGATGTTTAACCGGCTCATGGACAATATTGAATCCGTGATGACCAGAATTGAAGGCTATAAAGACCTGATCAATGCCGTTCCCGACCCCATTTTCGGCATAGACAAAAATCACAGAATCACCATTGCCAACAAAGCCACAGAACTGCTGCTCAAAAAGTCGTCTGACCAACTGGTTGGGCAGCATTGCCACGACTGTTTTTGCACGAGCGCCTGCGGAACGGCCGACTGCCCCATCAACCAGCTCAGCAGCACCACCCCCGGGGCATCAACAAGCATCATTGATATCAGCAACGGGGAAAAACCCCACTTTATCCAGCCAGTGAGCGAAATACTCCACGATTGTCACGGGCAAAACCAGGGCTATGTTGTTGTGGCCAAGGACGTGACCTCGCTGGTGCTGAAAGAGCAGGAAATCAACAAGCTGGCATTTTATGACCAGCTCACAGGCCTTGCCAACAGGGCGCTTATGGTCGACCACATCAGGCAGGCCGTTGTTGCCTGTCAGCGCTGCCACTGCATGCATGCCCTGTTTTTTGTGGATATTGACGATTTCAAATCGATCAATGACACGCTTGGGCACGACCAGGGCGACAGGATGTTGCAGCAGATAGCATCAAGGCTCCGATCTGTTGTACGTGGGGGTGATACGGTTGCCCGTTTTGGTGGCGACGAATTCATACTGCTGGTGCTTAATCTTTGTGAAGACATCAGCACCGCGGCAACCCAGGCCGAAGCCATTGGCAAAAAAATTCTCAGCACATTGCGAATGCCCATACAGCTCGACGATATTCAGTACCGCTGCTCCGGCAGCATTGGACTCACCCTGTTTGGCGACAAGCCTGTTTCAGTGGATGAATTGCTTAAACAGGCTGATATTGCCATGTATCTCGCCAAGGAACGCGGCAAGAACATGGCTGTTTTCTTCGATCCAGAGCTGCAAACGGCCATGATGGAACGCAATGCCATGGGCAATGACCTGAAGGATGCGATCCTCGACCTTTCGCAGTTCACGCTGTACCACCAGCCGCAGGTTACATCTGATGGCAGGATTGTGGGAACAGAAGCACTGCTGCGCTGGCAGCACCCACGGCATGGCATTGTCATGCCCACCGATTTTATCCAGATGACAGAAGGCAACGGACTGATTGTGGTTATTGGCGACTGGGTTCTGCAACTGGCCTGCGCCCAACTCGCCCAGTGGGCCAGCGATCCGCAGCTTTCACACCTGAGCATTGCTGTCAATGTGAGCGCGCGCCAGTTTTGCGAATCGCACTTTGTACAGTCGGTAACCGACATTGTGCAACAGTTTGGCGTAGACCCCGACAAACTCAAGCTTGAGCTTACCGAAAGCCAGTTGTCATCTAATGTAGATGAAATTATTAGCAAAATGAAAGAGCTGAAAAAACTTGGCATAAGGTTTTCGCTCGACGACTTTGGCACAGGCTACTCATCACTGGCCTTTTTGAAACGGCTGCCGCTCGATCAGGTCAAGATAGACAAATCCTTTGTGATGGATTTGCTGGATGACCCCAATGATGCCGCCATTGCCAGCACAATAATGACGCTGGCGAGCAGCCTTGGGCTTGAGGCCATTGCTGAAGGGGTGGAAAGCAAGGAACAGATGGAATTTCTGCAAAACCTTGGCTGCCACATGTTCCAGGGCTATCTGTTCAGTCCGCCGCAGCCAGTTACGGAATTTGAGAATTACGCGCGGGCCGCTGGACAAAACATGCTGCAGGACCTCTTTGCAAGACCGCAGCCCTCGCAGTAG
- a CDS encoding septal ring lytic transglycosylase RlpA family protein, with protein sequence MTQAGSNLLARAILPQIEQGFSRQCFTGGFMPYAAKIFILLSLCFGLLAVPAHAGESSARKGKTTSEKFETQFAVGQKFTGTSAWYGIRAHGKRTASGTTFDCTQHTAAHRTLPFGTLVKVTNKKTKKSVVVQITDRGPAPGYLIDISRQAAMDIGMREQGSATVTLEIVALPASYAYNSARKQ encoded by the coding sequence GTGACCCAAGCTGGCAGCAATCTGCTGGCTCGCGCCATTCTGCCCCAGATTGAACAGGGGTTTTCTCGCCAGTGCTTTACAGGAGGCTTCATGCCGTATGCTGCAAAAATATTTATCCTTTTATCACTCTGTTTCGGCCTGCTAGCCGTACCGGCTCACGCTGGTGAGTCGTCCGCCCGCAAGGGCAAAACCACATCTGAAAAATTCGAAACCCAGTTTGCTGTGGGCCAAAAATTTACCGGAACCAGTGCATGGTACGGCATACGCGCTCACGGCAAACGCACCGCAAGCGGCACAACCTTTGACTGCACCCAGCATACTGCCGCCCACAGAACCCTGCCCTTTGGCACCCTGGTAAAGGTCACCAACAAAAAAACCAAAAAATCAGTGGTGGTACAGATAACAGACAGGGGCCCCGCGCCAGGTTACCTCATTGATATTTCGCGTCAGGCTGCCATGGATATTGGCATGCGCGAGCAGGGCAGCGCCACAGTTACCCTTGAAATTGTCGCCCTGCCCGCCTCGTACGCCTACAATTCTGCCCGCAAGCAATAA
- a CDS encoding metalloregulator ArsR/SmtB family transcription factor, with translation MRTTYLNTLPDHWQPVAAVFAAMGDTTRQRILLLFEPGEELSIKDIAAVFDFGRSTIVHHLAVLEKAGILSVRREGRQALYSVCHNMVLDSLEKLRLFIEEDLQDATALPQTEKGTNS, from the coding sequence ATGAGAACGACCTACCTGAACACTCTCCCAGACCATTGGCAGCCCGTAGCCGCTGTATTTGCAGCTATGGGTGACACCACCCGCCAGCGCATCCTGCTTTTGTTTGAGCCTGGCGAGGAGCTTTCCATCAAGGATATTGCCGCAGTCTTTGATTTTGGGCGTTCCACCATTGTGCATCACCTGGCCGTGCTGGAAAAAGCCGGAATCCTCAGCGTACGGCGCGAGGGCAGACAGGCGCTGTATTCTGTTTGCCACAATATGGTTCTGGATTCTCTTGAAAAACTGCGCCTCTTTATTGAGGAGGATCTGCAGGATGCCACCGCCTTGCCCCAAACTGAAAAGGGAACAAATTCATGA